GCATcagcaattattattatttattaaggGCTGTTTCATTGCACATTTTCCAGTGGTGGTTCTAATGGTAGCAGTTTGGTATCAAAAGCCCCGGATCTTTGTATTGGGACCCCCGTAAAATGAAAGGAGATTAAATACGATCCTCCCTAACCCCCTGTCAACACTTTTATATGTTATAGGCCCCGATATCCATACCGCATAGGACCTACAAACCGCTTGAACACCTACGGCAAACCACAATAGTGATCCTTTTACatggattcattttttttttttttggttaggtTGGTTAAATTCACTTCAAACTTATCAGCTAGACTGCTATAAACCGATTCGTACCGCTTTATTTTCTCATGCATGCTTTATCAGATTGCGGAGAGTGCTTTTTTTGGGTTGGCTAAGATAATGGGCTTTCTTCGATAGATTTCGCTCCAAGTAGGATTGTTTTAGCTTATCTCGTGAAGGTAACCGTCAATGGGCCCTAAAAATATTCCCGTAATATGAACGCGTGTGGCCAAAAAGAGCGTAACGAGGCACACCAGCGACTCAAATAATGGACAATGCATTCACCCTTATCTAAGAggcgtatttttttattttgctcaacATTAATGTCCGTTAGCTTAAGGCTTTCGACGTCGCTTGTACTGTGTACATGGGGTTGGTGACTGATCCGATAATGGGAAATattgaagacaaaaaaatggtCACAATGATTATCTTGCACCTGGATGATCTTATCTAATATatggtgaaatattttaaaagatttttttattgattttttactaCAGAATAACTTGTGcagttttattattaattaagtGCCGTTAAAGAGCCCAAACTCGCACATAATCAACCTGGAGCGAGGAATCCTTGCTACGGTAGTCAGTCATACGCCACGTCGGTAGCCAAGAGTTACGTCCATTCCAGAAGTCACGAGCAGCGGTTGGCGAGGTATTAGACCACGGCTTACCACGGTTAGCATTGGTCGCTGGTGGGACATCCGGGAAGTAACCGTTCGTGCCGCCAACAGCCAAATTCATGATTATGAAGAACTCCTGATCGAACGGCGCCATTCGTGTTCCATGGATCCACGGATTCTCGGTTCCCGGTGCAATGTTACCAAAGTTTCCACGATTCCAGAATCCAGTGCCGGCATCGATCTGGGAGACGACCTGGTTGTCAACCGAGAACCGAATAAAGTCGGGCGTCCAGGTAAGCTGATAGTTGTGGAATCCCGTATTCCAACCCTGTCCCGGTGCGGTGTTTCTGTACGCCACTGTCGTTTCCCATCCGTTGAGTGTGGGACTCGGTCCAAAGTGGAGCGTAGAGCCAAACTGTTCAGTACCGATATGGACTCCGTTCGCGCCACGATAGTCGATGTTACCGCGAGACTCGAGCAGATCGATTTCTCCCGAGGCCGGCCACGATCCGTACGCGTTCCGCTTTGGCAACAACCAAACAGCAGGCCAGAGCCAATCTCCAGTGGGCATGCGGGCACGAACCTCCATCGTTCCATACTTGAAGTTGAATGAATTCACCGTACGGACACGTGCACTCTTGATGGGGTTGATCAGATTCGTTGCAGAACCGGTACGCTCGCAGCCAAAGGATGAGGGATTTGTACACTGATTGGCTGGTTCTCCTCCATGGATGTTCAAGGTGCCGCTGCTCAAGAATGCCTCACCCGTGTCGTCCGAAAGGAGCGTTGGGCGGATGTTGAAGATACCATTTTCACAGTAAGAATTGGATCGATTATTCTGGTACCATTGGAACTCCCAGTTCTgcaaataacacacaaaataacaCATTTAAAACCATCGATTACTTGTACGTTCGGAGCAGTTTGTACtcacaccgccaccaccgagAGTGTTCTCATGCTCCCATGTTTCAAAgttaagaaaatcaaaattgtCTTCGAAGATAAGTTCCCACGAGCAGTAAGGACCGGGCTTCACACCTGTTCCACTAGCAGTTGTAAGAGAAATTGCACAACGTGGTTCCGGGCTCGCGAATGAAGCGGCTATAAAAATACTAAACGCAACACAGGACAAGAACATGTTTTCAGTGCGTATCAAATATCACTGACCAGGTTTCGTGACTTCAGTCCCAACTAAACACAAAGTTCCGACTTTCCTCACAGACGGATGGTATTTATAAGGCAATGATAGCtccataaaaatattttattgaacattTCTGATATTGAGTACGAATGTTACGATAAGTCTCAACTGCAGGGAGTGTCATAGTTGATTATTTCAGTTGTCTGGCATTACTTATTTGATAACAGAGATCGAGCATTTTTGCCGTATATTTATGTTACGCTTTCAAACTTTAGCTAAATAGTCTCAATAATCCACCGCCAGCGGTAACCagcaaaaaatctaattttcattcaagttACTTCATAAGAAAGTATTTTCTagtttataaaacattttcgaTACACATTGTTggataaacaaattaaatgcatTTTCATAACATCCAATTGCACGTGGTCTGTCGATTTTGAATTTTGCGCGCGTTCTTTCTGGACAATGAAGTTCTCAACTTGCCTATGTAAACAGGCGCAGTGACAGTTGCAGAATCCAACCATACCAGAGCATttcacaacaataacaaccgGCTGTATTCAAAGAGAAACGTACGACCGAGAACGCCGTAAAGCAATTGTGTGGAAGTGTTTTTAATTAGCGTCTGTTCAGCTCATCATACGTGTAAAATGTTCTCGGTGATAACTGGTAAGCGTAAGGTTACTTGTAGTTTTAACATACCCAAACAGAACAATCATTGTGCAAATGATGTTCCAGATTGATAAGACACCAGTAATGAATTCTGTTGTTGACGATACGATAATGGATTCAATGAAATTGGTTCCAATTACGCAATAATATACTGTTGATAATGTTTTAGTGAGTGATTCTTGTGCCGCTGGCAAAGCAACGGACACTAGCGGCCCTCATTTGGTGGAAATGATTAAACAAGCATTTAAAACGGATACCGTCAACTACCTGTTGATTGCGGATGACGAGCAGTTAATAAAAGTATGTGAGAAAACTTGCTGCTCTTGGGCCGATAAAATAACTCACCCATTTTCCCTTGTTTTCGTAGCAATCGCTCATTTATGCTTGTGATGTGCTCAAGGTACGAGCCGTATTTACGACGGGCGGAACCGGTTTTGCACCACGGGATGTTACCCCGGAAGCTACGCGTGCCATCATTACCAAGGAAGCACCACAGCTTACGCTGGCTATGACCCTGTGCAGCTTGGAGAAAACCAAATTTGCTGTACTGTCGAGAGCGGTCTGTGGTGTACGAAACAAAACGCTGGTCGTTAACTTTCCTGGAAGCAAAAAGGCTGTCGGTGAATGTTTCCAATCGATTGTGGACGTTTTGCCACATGTGTTGAATTTGCTGAACGAAGGCGAAATAGAACGGGTTCGTGAAACACACCGTAAGGTACAGGCGGAAGGTGATGCTTCAACACCACAGGAAGTATATCACGTGTGTCCACATGCAACAGGGAAAGggggtgatgatgatcgtaACTCACCATTCCCAATGATCGGTGTGGATAACGCGCTAAAGCAAATCCTGGCCACCATACCGTCTGTACAAACGACTCGCAAGCAACTAAGCCGTGTGAATATTCCTCCATTTCGAGCATCCATCAAAGATGGCTATGCGTTGAAATCGATCGGTGGGAAGGGCATGAAGAAGGTGATCGGTTACGTTTCGGCCGGTGATCCAATCGTACAGACAAATTTTACCATCGATGAATGCTTTAAGATCAATACTGGCGCGCCGGTGCCATTACATGCCGATGCCGTGATACAGGTGGAAGACACAAAGCTTGTCTCGCGAGAAAATGATTATGAAAAAATCGTCGAGATTTTGACTGAACCGACCGCCTCGCTCGACATCCGCTCGATCGGTAGTGATCTGCGTATGTCCGAAGAAGTGTTTCAGTATCAGTTTCCGCTCGACGCATGTCAGCGTGCATTGCTTGCAGCAATCGGTGAGAAAGTATCCGTGGCCAAGCTGAAGGTGGCCATCATTTCAACTGGAGACGAACTTTTGCATCCATACGATGTAAATGCTACGGCTGACGGAAGCACGTCAGAAGGCAAAATTTACGACTCGAACACCACCATGCTGGTAGCGCTGGTACGTCAATGCGGATTCACCGAGGATCAGTGCGAAATTCAGCAACGGGTCGTGAGAGATGAGTAAGATGAATTCTACCGATAGTCAAGCCAGTTTGGTTTCGCTGTTGCTAATTTTCACAAATTCTCAAACGccgccttttttcttttcgtttttagttttgaatcgttgaaaaaagaaatcgaGTCACTAACTGGTGTCGTACACATAATAATATGCACTGGTGGTGTGTCGATGGGCGATAAGGATTTCGTCAAACCGGTGCTAAAAGAGCTTAACTATGAGCTGGTGTTTGGCCGCGTCAATATGAAGCCCGGCAAACCGTGCACATACGCCAGCAGCAAAGTGACGAAATTTTTTGGTTTGCCAGGAAATCCGGTATCAGCATTCGTAACGTTCCATCTGTTTGCATTACCAGCATTGCGGCATTATCTTGCTGCCGTAAATGAAACGGCTCCGAGCATGGCAAAATCAAGTTTACCCATGATTAGAGTTGAGGTATGTTATAAGTTCACCGGTTTTGGGGAATgtactttattttaaatcgcaacctatttttgtttcgttttgcctATAGCTTTTGGACACAAAATATGTACTAGATCCTCGACCAGAGTATGCCAGAGCATCCATTACATCGCGAAATGGTAAGCTGTTAGCAAGCATAACTGGTGGACAAATCAGCAGCAGGCTGAAGAGTACCATCGAAGCTGACGTCCTTCTCGAACTTCCGGCCAGAACCGAAAACAAACCGTACATTACAGCGGGAACACAGCTCAAAGCGTTTGTTCTGCGATCCAATTTTATTTCTCGATATGAGTAGAgagtaatattttattcaatgttATCGCTCACATAGTTTTTTACACATGATTTGCTTGTCATCGTACATCACGCAATGTACTTGAATACATTAAATgtacaacaatattttttggtAAAGGACATTCATcataaggaagaaaaaagcgcaaaatattcattttcctcaaaaaataatgcatttaGAGTTCAGACTgcacaaatttgaataaagCTCAACGGAAAAGCTTCGACATCGTTGACATTTGTGTGTTGACAGGTCCGACAAAATTCCGACACGGTGTAGTGATGGGCCGCTCGCTGGTACGTCAcaataaaagtaaacaaacaacctcGCGAAAGCCAATTTCATTGTACGTGTGGCGGACCTAATTTGGTTGAAATGAATGATAATCAACCGGTTTCCGTTTGCGTTAGCTTATTAAGTTCGAATCCGACCGTCTAACATGGTTTGTGAACGAAGAAATGATTAGTTCCTATTAACCCGTGGCAGCTACTTGGATGGAGCATCTTCACCGACAGTATTCGTCTATCAAGTGTAGCGTTAGCGATAGTGTGTAAATTGTTAACATCGACGTATTAGCAACGTGTCGACCAAATACTCAGTCGCAATCATGAATCAAGAAATTCGTTTTCGGCTCAAGCATGTGATCATCTTTGCGTCCATCATCGCGTTCCTATTCTTCTACTCGCTAAGTTCAACCCGAGACTGTGACAGGGAACAGTCAAGGTCAAACTATGGCGATGAACCATGGCCCGTCGGTCAAGGACGCGATGCCTTTCTGCCGAATCGAAAGGGTCCCACGATCTATGCAGTGACACCGACCTACTCTAGACCGGTGCAGAAGGCCGAACTAACACGGTATGTAGTTTTTGAATGTTATGAAGAATGAACGctaaaatgttgattttgaacGAAACAGTTcgaaattaagaaaaatacCTAATTCTTTGAACTTACACTATATCAATCAGTacacaaaaccctttttttttcaagaaaacTAATGATTCGCTTCGATTGTCGTTTTAGCCTATCACATGTCATTCGTCTTGTGCCAAACGTGTTTTGGGTTATAGTGGAAGACGCAACTCAAACGTCTGCACTGGTCAACAATCTCCTGAAGCGTAGCGGTCTCCAGGACCGCAGTGTACAGCTGTTTGCCAAAACACCTACAAATTTTAAACTCCAAGGAAAAGATCCAAACTGGCTTAAGCCACGTGGCGTTGAGCAGCGCAATGAAGCACTTAAATGGATACGGAACCATTTGAAGCACGA
This genomic window from Anopheles maculipalpis chromosome 2RL, idAnoMacuDA_375_x, whole genome shotgun sequence contains:
- the LOC126558306 gene encoding beta-1,3-glucan-binding protein-like — protein: MFLSCVAFSIFIAASFASPEPRCAISLTTASGTGVKPGPYCSWELIFEDNFDFLNFETWEHENTLGGGGNWEFQWYQNNRSNSYCENGIFNIRPTLLSDDTGEAFLSSGTLNIHGGEPANQCTNPSSFGCERTGSATNLINPIKSARVRTVNSFNFKYGTMEVRARMPTGDWLWPAVWLLPKRNAYGSWPASGEIDLLESRGNIDYRGANGVHIGTEQFGSTLHFGPSPTLNGWETTVAYRNTAPGQGWNTGFHNYQLTWTPDFIRFSVDNQVVSQIDAGTGFWNRGNFGNIAPGTENPWIHGTRMAPFDQEFFIIMNLAVGGTNGYFPDVPPATNANRGKPWSNTSPTAARDFWNGRNSWLPTWRMTDYRSKDSSLQVDYVRVWAL
- the LOC126557433 gene encoding molybdenum cofactor synthesis protein cinnamon; the protein is MFSVITVSDSCAAGKATDTSGPHLVEMIKQAFKTDTVNYLLIADDEQLIKQSLIYACDVLKVRAVFTTGGTGFAPRDVTPEATRAIITKEAPQLTLAMTLCSLEKTKFAVLSRAVCGVRNKTLVVNFPGSKKAVGECFQSIVDVLPHVLNLLNEGEIERVRETHRKVQAEGDASTPQEVYHVCPHATGKGGDDDRNSPFPMIGVDNALKQILATIPSVQTTRKQLSRVNIPPFRASIKDGYALKSIGGKGMKKVIGYVSAGDPIVQTNFTIDECFKINTGAPVPLHADAVIQVEDTKLVSRENDYEKIVEILTEPTASLDIRSIGSDLRMSEEVFQYQFPLDACQRALLAAIGEKVSVAKLKVAIISTGDELLHPYDVNATADGSTSEGKIYDSNTTMLVALVRQCGFTEDQCEIQQRVVRDDFESLKKEIESLTGVVHIIICTGGVSMGDKDFVKPVLKELNYELVFGRVNMKPGKPCTYASSKVTKFFGLPGNPVSAFVTFHLFALPALRHYLAAVNETAPSMAKSSLPMIRVELLDTKYVLDPRPEYARASITSRNGKLLASITGGQISSRLKSTIEADVLLELPARTENKPYITAGTQLKAFVLRSNFISRYE
- the LOC126558541 gene encoding galactosylgalactosylxylosylprotein 3-beta-glucuronosyltransferase I, coding for MNQEIRFRLKHVIIFASIIAFLFFYSLSSTRDCDREQSRSNYGDEPWPVGQGRDAFLPNRKGPTIYAVTPTYSRPVQKAELTRLSHVIRLVPNVFWVIVEDATQTSALVNNLLKRSGLQDRSVQLFAKTPTNFKLQGKDPNWLKPRGVEQRNEALKWIRNHLKHDAMGNGDAESSPSIVYFMDDDNTYSTELFDEISKIERGKVGVWPVGLVGGLMVEKPVLNRDGLVLGFNSAWKPERPFPLDMAGFAISSDLLLDNPQAQFSYEVERGYQESEILRHLTIAHDMQPLANQCKDVLVWHTRTEVPKLDAEKVLQKSGKKSNDGMEV